Below is a genomic region from Salvelinus fontinalis isolate EN_2023a chromosome 38, ASM2944872v1, whole genome shotgun sequence.
TTCATAATGTATGTTACATGCACATGACAGGAGTGATCCTGTCATTGTATCCCAGTTCATTTGTGTCAGAGGAGAGGTTATTACATTGGTACCATTAACTTTCAAGGCTACTGATGTAATTGGATGAGATACTGTATGTGGTTTACATTCTTTCCTACAGCTCAGTGTACAGGTTCAGAAGGAAACACATGTTGACCTGCTGGCCATGAATGATGGCAATTATGAATGTTAATCATTATATCAATAGCTTATTGAGTGTCCTTTTTACAATTTGACTTAAACAGCAGTCCATAAAGTAAGTCAATTAAAACATGACATTACTCAGAAGCAAATTGAAAGATCACGCTTATCAATAGTTGAAACAGGGAATTCCTAGAAGACTTAGATGACTGCCCTCCTTATGAAGACAAATTAAAGTCCCTCTTTGACTTCCTTGTCTCTGTAATTTGCTGAGAACACCAGGTAAAAACTCACCTCAGAGTACTGCCATGGTGAAAATAAATGTTGCAGCTACTTTCATGCCATCTCATGTGTCAAATGTCTGAAAAAAAGAGTGAATCTGCTCATAGTTTACTGTGACGGGGCCAAATGTCCTGTGTCTTGGAGTATCGTTCAGTACAGGGACTCATATAGAGTTGGGTTATTTGATGACCATAACCATTGCTATAATCACTCTATGATCACTCAGAACCAACACCCAGCTTTGTAGGAACATATAATACTGAAGGTCAGTAGGTAATACCGCAGATCCAGAATAACAGGATTAGCCATATCAGAAGAAGCTGGATATCAGAAACCAAAAACATGAATAGTTCAGGAGCCGCATACATTGTCAGAATTGTAGGTATTCATGACTATAAAGTGTTGAGAATATTCATATTTatggtacatttacatttacatttaagtcatttagcagacgctcttatccagagcgacttaataTGGAATCGTATAACtaaagtacactgaacaaaatatacaaaatgcaagttacagttcatataaagtaatcagtcaattaaaataaatgcattaggtactaatctatgtatttcacatgactgggaatacagatattcatCTGTTGGTCACGGATACGCTAAAAACAAAGGTAGGTGCTTGGATAAAAAAAAAAcgccagtatctggtgtgatcaccatttgcctcatgcagcgcgacacatttccttcacatagagttgatcaggctgttgattgtggcctgtggaatgttgtcccactcaatGGCTAGGgaaagtttctggatattggctggaactggaatacgctgtcgtacacatcgatccagagaatcccaaacatgctcaatgggtgacatgtctggtcagtatgcaggccatggaagaactgtgacattttcagcttccaggtattgtgtacagatccttgcgacatggggccgtgcattatcatgctgaaacatgaggtgatgatgGTGTGTGAATGGCACAACGACGGGCCTCCAGGATCTCGtcatgcattcaaattgccatcgataaaatgtaattgtgttcattgtccgtagcttatgccaggccataccataaccccaccatggggcactctgttcacaacgttgacatcagcaaaccgcttgcccacacaatGTCATacaaccgggattcatccgtgaagagcacacttctccagcgtgacagtggccatcgaaggtgagcatttgcacactgaagtcagttacaacacctaactgcagtcaggtcaagtccCTGGCGAATATGACTAGCACactgatgagcttccctgagacagtttctgacagtttgtgctgaAATTCTtctgttgtgcaaacccacagtttcatcagctgtctgagtggctggtatcagatgatcccacaggggAAGAAGACAGATGTGGAGGTCGTGGGCTGGCATGGTTATGCGTAGTCTAGTgaaatggtagagaaattaacattcaattctctggcagtagctctggtggacattcatgcagtcagcatgccaattgcacgctccctcaaaacttgagacatctgtggcaatgtgttgtgtgataaagctgcacattttagagtggccttttattgtccccagcacaaggtgcacctgtgtaattatcatgctgtttaatcagcttcttgatatgccacacctttccGGTGGATTGGTTATCTTAacaaagagaaatgctcactaaagtaaacatatttgtgcacaaaatttgagataaatattttttttgtgtgtacggacaatttctgggatcttttatttaagcTTATGAAACATTGTTCCATcattttacatgttgcttttctatttttgttcagtatatattttatAAACTGGTAATCACTGGTCTGACACAAAGAACAACAGAGTAGTAGGAAAATAGCAGGCATTATTTATTAGTCATTCTGTTTTTACATCATTTAAAtaatttgttatttatttaactGGCATTTATTATGCTCTAATTTATAAAATTACAGTACAGTAATGCGCTTTCTTTTCAATGTTAAGAAATTACACAATAAAGCAGACAAACATAGCATAAATCTATTATGTACGTTACATTTCAGATCCACACTGGGTGTTATCATGCAGGTTTTCTTTGTGTTGATTGTGGAACTGGATAATGGTGGTTGAATGGAGATCTCTTCCTGACCTCTTACTGCTAGTAGGAAAGTAAGGGAGAAAAGAAAGGAACATTAACTTCCATTTATCAGCTATAATACATCATGAATACCATTTAACATATAACACATAAATCGGTTGTTTTTACAGTATTACAGTCACATGGTGCCATGTGGTCTAGAACAAACTTACCATTATCCTAGTATCATAGGTACTCTTGAAGTCCTGCATTTCATAATTTGGGATACAAGCAGAAGTAAGCAACTGCAGAACATAGAAGGCAACAGCCATACCAACAGTTGCCATGACAAAATACATAACCTCAAAGTCCTAAACAAACTTTTACAGCGATCATGTGTTAGTGAATGACATGAAAACGCCAGAGACTGAATAGTTGTCATTAAGTCAAAACTAAACTTATATAATAGGCAAACAGTCTCTGCATACAGTATTTTCAACACTGTACATCCTGTTAAGCAAATTCATCTTGTTTATTACAGTAAGACTGTAGTAGAATACAGATGTGCACAGACACATCCCAGGGGTGACCATGTTTTACTTACTGTCAGGGGTAGAGGCGGAGATTGATTTTGTAGTGTGTTTTCACGCACAGGTGATGGGTTCTCATACACAGGTGATGGGTTCTCATAAACAGGTGATGGGTTCTCATACACAGGTGATGGGTTCTCATACACAGGTGATGGGTTCTCATATACAGGTTGTTGAGAGCCTTTAAGAGATACACAAATAGAGGGGTTGTATAGTTGCTGTTATCTTGTCTGCATTTGTCTGCATAAGCATTGTTAcattattacagtagtagtggtgttgtactatatcATGTAATATGTCTGAATCCATTTAATTATTCCATGGAaactgtaaatcactctggatgaGAGTGACTGCTAAATGACCATTTTAATGTAAATGGATAAAACAAATGTTTGAAAACATGATTCATTATAAGATTGGAGATAAAGCATATGCTTACCTCCTCGCTGCATTGGCTCTGCATAGCTTCTATATGCAAcaataaataaacatttaaagGTATAAGAACATGATATTACAGTGCTTTTAACAGTTTACAGTGAAGTTATAAGATTAGAACATAATATTACAATGTTTTTAAAAGTTTATGGTGCTTTTGAAATATACTCAGTCCCTTTTTCTGATCAGTTTAGATCAATATGAAAACAGAGCCTATAATGTCTATTGCCGGCAGTGATAGAAAATACACTTGTTTGAATGAAACGTTTCTTATCTCACATATTTGTCTTGATGAAATAGACTGCAACACTAACTGCCACTTCCACAACCAGCAACACTATAATCACAATCCCAGTGATGACAACAACAGACAGTCCGTCTGGAGTTAGAGAGCCCACCGCTGCAGAGACCAGAGACAGAACCATACAGAGATGAGAGAAACGGTACACCCAGTGAACAAGCAGTACTGCACATTAGTGTATCTAGGTGACAATTACAACACAACAAACACAACTAAAAGGCACTATTTTAAAACACGTTTGGAATGCAAAACTTCATACGTATAACTTTTCttctactagcactgacttttctGATAATTACTTTGAGGAAAattgtacttactatgactgagatatttGGTTGTCCCACATAGCTAActtaatgcactaactgtaagtatctctggataagagggtctgctaaatgaccagaTGTAACTGTTATCTACTTACTATGTTTATATTGTCTTTAAAACTTCTACTAACTTTACCTTTTACTGACAGTTTAAGGACCACAGATATTTTGTTTCCGGTGACATCATTTGTTGCTGTACAGGTGTAATCCCCACTGTCAGAGTATTCACTCTTCTGTTTAGTGAACTCAGGGGAATGTCCAGGTATCTTTGTCCCGTTAAGCACCCAGGTGTAACTAGCAGGGGGGTTGGAGTCAGTAGAGCAGGTCAATGTAAACTTCTGTCCTACTTCTATTTTAGTTGGACCCTTGATTTCCATACCATCAGGTCCATCTGTAACACAGAGATCACTAGTTAGTCAGAGCTACAAGTTCATTCGTTTGTAATCAGTGTGACGGTGGAGTCATAATGGTTGGTGTAAAGTGTGTGTTCAGTCATTGTTATATTATTTTCACGTGCATCTGTTGATGGTATAGTTGGtacatttatcaaatcaaatcgaattttaaaaaattggatttgatttgatttatccgCAGGCTTATAGGTAAGTACTTACAGATTACATTCACAGTGTCACTGGCATTTTCAGAGCTGACAGGGTTGCTGACTCTACACAGGTATTCTCGACTGTCTGTTCTCTTCTTTATGGACAGCACTCTCTTATCCTCAGATAATATGATATTGTCGCCAGAAGACACAGGATGACCATCCTTCATCCACTCTCTGGTGATGTTGAAGCCAGCTGCATCACAGGTTAAAGTGATAGAACCCCCCTCGATCATTGGTGGGTTTGAGGTAATTGTGATAGTAGCACCAGATACTGTTTCTGTGAAATTAATACAAGATGAGATAATAATAATTATTGTGATTTGTTAAAAAATAAAAGGAGAAACAAGTTAGTTTTATGTTCATGTtacacagtggtggaaaatgtaCCCAACTGTCAAACTTgagaaaaagtaaaaaaataccttaatagaaaattactcaaataaaagtgaaagtaaaactactttagtaaaagtaaaaaagtatttggttttaaatatacttaagtatcaaaagtagatGTAATTACTGAAATATacttaagcaaaccagacggcacgattTTGTTGTCATTTtaatttactgatagccagggacacactccaatactcaaacatatttacaaacaaagcatttgtgtttagtgagtctgccagatcagaggcagtagggatgactagggatgttctcttgataagtgctgcTAAGCATTGGAAATGTAAAgcctacttttgggtgtcagggaaaatgtagggaataaaatgtacattattttctttaggaatgtagtggagtaaaatttAAAGTtctcaaaaatgtaaatagtaaagtaaagtacagataccccccaaaaactggctaagtagtactttaaagtatttgtacTTAAAAAATCTACACCACTGGTGCTATATTACCATGGACAGGCGCAGAGCTCACCAGCACAGACTGGGCAGTGCGCTCTCGAAGGGTCTGTCATGCCAAAGAATGTCCCCCTCTATGTCACAATGGAATTCAATTAAACTATTATCGTCCGTTGTTATATCAACAGTGGGATGAACTAATGATTAGAATTTTTGAGATCATTACATTCTAAATGACGTTCTTTTCATCATCGCTATGCAAACAAGGCTGATTTTCGCAACAATTTCGCTGTTTAAACTAGTTTTGTTTGGCTAATAAAATTAAACAATTAATTCAAACTACTTTTGGGTACCTTGTTAACATTACAACATGAAATCCATGTCTTAAACATTTTTACGTTTCAGAAATGGCAAAGAAAACGTGTAATCTGCTTGACACATTAAAGTTACTTACCTTACAGATCACAAAGTCAGCTAATTTCCACTCCATTCATATGCAAATCCATTTGATTCTTACACTGGCTTGTCTGGctgtcatgtttttattttaacctgcccttcctttatctacactgaaataATTTAATTTCAGTAGTCCTCTAttagaattttttttttctcgcatctaaagatgcaacaactagaatggcttactaatatgactagaatTATTTAAAAAAGTGGCTATCTAAAAACCTAatagggttcttcagctgtccccaaaggagaaccctttgaagaaccatttttggttccagttagaacccttttgggttccatgtagaaacctttccacagagggttctaaagtgggcattcagcctggaggagtggtgccaaggctggcACCagggctccagtg
It encodes:
- the LOC129837713 gene encoding carcinoembryonic antigen-related cell adhesion molecule 2-like isoform X1, with product MVASVVIFLTMAKLSETVSGATITITSNPPMIEGGSITLTCDAAGFNITREWMKDGHPVSSGDNIILSEDKRVLSIKKRTDSREYLCRVSNPVSSENASDTVNVIYGPDGMEIKGPTKIEVGQKFTLTCSTDSNPPASYTWVLNGTKIPGHSPEFTKQKSEYSDSGDYTCTATNDVTGNKISVVLKLSVKAVGSLTPDGLSVVVITGIVIIVLLVVEVAVSVAVYFIKTNISYAEPMQRGGSQQPVYENPSPVYENPSPVYENPSPVYENPSPVYENPSPVRENTLQNQSPPLPLTDFKSTYDTRIMQ
- the LOC129837713 gene encoding carcinoembryonic antigen-related cell adhesion molecule 2-like isoform X2 translates to MVASVVIFLTMAKLSETVSGATITITSNPPMIEGGSITLTCDAAGFNITREWMKDGHPVSSGDNIILSEDKRVLSIKKRTDSREYLCRVSNPVSSENASDTVNVIYGPDGMEIKGPTKIEVGQKFTLTCSTDSNPPASYTWVLNGTKIPGHSPEFTKQKSEYSDSGDYTCTATNDVTGNKISVVLKLSVKAVGSLTPDGLSVVVITGIVIIVLLVVEVAVSVAVYFIKTNISYAEPMQRGGSQQPVYENPSPVYENPSPVYENPSPVYENPSPVYENPSPVRENTLQNQSPPLPLTDFKSTYDTRIM